In Alosa sapidissima isolate fAloSap1 chromosome 4, fAloSap1.pri, whole genome shotgun sequence, the following are encoded in one genomic region:
- the rbm19 gene encoding probable RNA-binding protein 19, producing the protein MSRIIVKNLPNGMKDERFRNMFADFGTLTDCGLKYTKDGKFRKFGFVGFKSEEDAERALKHFNKSFVDTSKVTVEFCKAFGDPNKDRPWSKHTRQPAAEKAKAEAKQKDEKAKKEKKKKEVTTVLGDLEEDQSFQEFLSLHQNRAQVPTWANDAMEKPSVIGKAKVAGKKETKKPKSAATDDYLNFDSDESDEIDNEEEEVEEEKDEEMEPENSGAPKEALKTGLSDMDYLRSKVVAKSEVDEDADEDDDDDDDDEDEEAKEMADEEGSGDEDEDAEENEHTSARHDSAYESGDIDSDKKDKRLQMQSTTEFTVKLRGVPFNVKEQQIREFMTPLKPVAIRIGKNEEGRNSGYVYVDLRSEEEIERALRMNKDYMGGRYVEVFRVKSWDKREIRKNAWQERNFERELKDDEEEEDVAESGRLFVRNLPYTCTEEELSELFGKHGPISEVNFPIDSLTKKPKGFAFVSYMIPENAVVALAKLDGHIFQGRMLHILPSRLKKEKADQGPNAPGSSTYKRQKDAKDKAASSSSHNWNTLFLGTSSVADAIAEKYNTTKSQVLDHESSGSLAVRMALGETQIVQETRQFLLDNGVSLDSFSQASGARSNTVILVKNLPSGVQGPELEALFSPFGSLGRVLLPPSGLTAIIEFLEPTEAKRAFTRLAYSKFQHVPLYLEWAPTAVFTSPALARTKKAPADVQSPATSSAPEQSAPKESGKEEKQEEEEEEEEEESIPGATLFIKNLNFITTEETLRQTFSKSGEVKNCTISKKRDKTGKLLSMGYGFVEFRKPEAAQKAMRQLQNCKVDEHQLELKVSERATKQGVASSRKKQTAKKQTTSKILVRNIPFQATVRELRELFCTFGELKTVRLPKKASGTGTHRGFGFVDFLTKQDAKKAFTALCHSTHLYGRRLVLEWADESEETVDALRRKTAQHFHDAPKKRKQSEVLEGIMEQMEAGNEDEDE; encoded by the exons ATGTCACGAATTATTGTGAAGAACCTCCCAAACGGG ATGAAGGATGAGCGGTTCCGTAACATGTTCGCGGACTTTGGAACATTGACGGACTGTGGGTTGAAGTATACCAAAGACGGGAAGTTTCGCAAGTTTGGTTTCGTTGGCTTCAAGTCCGAAGAGGATGCTGAAAGGGCTCTGAAGCATTTCAACAAAAGTTTTGTTGACACGTCAAAAGTGACG GTTGAATTTTGCAAAGCTTTTGGAGATCCCAATAAAGACCGCCCTTGGAGTAAGCACACTCGCCAGCCCGCTGCAGAGAAGGCCAAGGCAGAGGCAAAACAGAAAGATGAAAAAGCAAAGAAG gaaaagaaaaagaaggaggtGACCACTGTTCTTGGAGAT CTAGAGGAAGACCAAAGCTTCCAGGAGTTCCTGTCATTACACCAGAACCGCGCTCAGGTACCCACATGGGCCAACGATGCCATGGAGAAACCATCTGTCATTGGGAAAGCAAAAGTTGCTGGTAAAAAAGAGACCAAAAAGCCCAAGTCGGCAGCTACAGATGACTACTTAAACTTTGACTCCGACGAGTCTGATGAGATTGACAATGAAGAGGAAGaagtagaggaggagaaggatgaAGAGATGGAACCAGAAAATAGTG gcgCACCCAAGGAGGCCCTCAAGACAGGCCTATCTGACATGGACTACCTGCGCTCAAAGGTGGTGGCAAAATCTGAAGTGGATGAGGATGCAGACgaagatgatgacgatgatgacgatgatgaagaCGAAGAAGCAAAAGAGATGGCCGATGAGGAGGGTAGTGGCGATGAAGATGAGGATGCGGAAGAGAATGAGCACACTTCCGCTCGTCATGACAGTGCTTATGAGAGTGGGGATATTGACAGTGACAAGAAGGATAAACGACTTCAG ATGCAATCTACTACTGAGTTTACAGTTAAGCTTCGTGGAGTTCCATTCAATGTTAAAGAG CAACAAATTCGGGAGTTTATGACGCCATTGAAGCCTGTGGCTATTCGCATCGGCAAGAACGAGGAGGGCCGGAACTCCG GTTATGTGTATGTAGACCTGCGTTCCGAGGAGGAGATAGAGCGAGCTCTTCGGATGAACAAGGACTATATGG GGGGGCGCTATGTGGAGGTGTTTCGAGTGAAGAGTTGGGACAAGAGAGAAATAAGGAAGAATGCTTGGCAGGAGCGGAACTTTGAGAGGGAGCTGAAGGacgacgaggaagaggaggatgtggCCGAATCGGGGCGGCTCTTCGTCAGGAACCTGCCCTACACCTGCACTGAGGAGGAACTGTCGGAGCTGTTCGGCAAACATG GTCCCATCTCTGAGGTGAATTTCCCCATTGACAGCCTCACTAAGAAGCCCAAGGGCTTTGCCTTTGTCTCCTACATGATCCCAGAGAACGCAGTGGTGGCGTTGGCCAAACTCGACGGACACATCTTTCAG GGCCGAATGCTCCACATCCTCCCCTCGCGACTGAAGAAGGAGAAGGCTGACCAGGGCCCCAACGCTCCGGGCTCCTCGACCTACAAGCGGCAGAAGGATGCCAAGGACAAGGCGGCCAGTAGCAG CTCTCATAACTGGAACACACTTTTCCTGGGCACCAGCTCTGTCGCAGATGCCATCGCAGAGAAGTACAACACCACCAAGAGCCAAGTCCTGGATCAT GAGTCATCAGGCAGTCTTGCTGTAAGGATGGCCTTAGGCGAAACCCAAATTGTTCAAGAGACGCGGCAGTTCCTGCTGGACAATGGTGTCAGCCTGGACTCCTTCAGTCAG GCGTCCGGAGCGCGCAGCAACACTGTTATCCTTGTGAAGAACCTTCCATCGGGGGTGCAGGGGCCGGAGCTGGAGGCCCTGTTCTCTCCCTTCGGCTCCCTGGGAAGAGTCCTGCTGCCCCCCTCCGGCCTGACGGCCATCATCGAGTTCCTGGAGCCCACTGAGGCCAAGCGGGCCTTCACCAGACTGGCCTacagcaag TTCCAGCATGTTCCGCTGTATCTGGAGTGGGCGCCCACAGCCGTGTTCACGAGCCCGGCACTGGCCAGGACCAAGAAAGCGCCAGCAG aCGTTCAGTCGCCAGCCACCTCCTCAGCGCCAGAGCAGAGCGCTCCCAAGGAGTCAGGGAAGGAAgagaagcaggaggaggaggaggaggaggaagaggaggagagcatcCCAGGTGCCACACTCTTCATCAAGAACCTGAACTTCATCACGACGGAGGAGACCCTAcggcag ACGTTCTCCAAGAGTGGAGAGGTGAAAAACTGCACTATCTCCAAGAAGAGAGATAAGACGG GCAAATTGTTATCGATGGGCTACGGCTTTGTAGAGTTTCGTAAGCCTGAGGCTGCTCAGAAAGCCATGAGACAGCTGCAG AACTGTAAAGTGGATGAGCACCAGCTTGAACTGAAGGTGTCTGAGCGCGCCACCAA ACAAGGTGTTGCGAGCTCTCGGAAAAAGCAGACCGCCAAGAAGCAGACCACGTCGAAGATCCTTGTGCGGAATATCCCGTTCCAGGCCACAGTGAGGGAGCTGCGGGAGCTGTTCTG CACGTTTGGAGAGTTGAAGACCGTCCGCCTGCCCAAAAAGGCCAGTGGCACTGGAACGCACCGTGGCTTTGGCTTTGTGGACTTCCTCACCAAACAGGACGCCAAA aAAGCCTTCACGGCTCTCTGCCACAGCACCCATCTGTACGGCAGACGTCTAGTTCTAGAGTGGGCCGATGAGTCCGAGGAGACCGTTGACGCCCTGCGCAGGAAAACGGCCCAGCATTTCCACG ATGCCCCGAAGAAGAGGAAGCAGTCGGAGGTGCTGGAGGGCATCATGGAGCAGATGGAAGCTGGGAACGAGGACGAGGACgaatga